A genomic stretch from Kovacikia minuta CCNUW1 includes:
- a CDS encoding eCIS core domain-containing protein: protein MTMGSKSHTQTTSAKSSDTAHLQNQVALRPFAAQAETASVEQQELPDVQTQLETAKQFGHRFTGTANSESNAATTRSPASLIQPKLTIGAPGDKYEQEADRVAAQVVSQIQASKLQPSEQAQNVQRSSAPEEEELQMLLDISRIQRSSALEEEELQMSSIVQRSLGGETAAPDIESAIAQAGSSGQPLDNSIRQPMEQSFKADFSGVRVHTDAQADGLNRSLLSRAFTTNQDIFFKRGEYQPNSKNGQELLAHELTHVVQQNSATVQRKGTNIQRQGTNDLQISQVTAPLSVVQRDYYLWADQGLNVTYNIEEKFQGVVTTGAGPCVAVAFDATYKDQRALSLAHFDESTIESTTLPKMYQSLIKALKIDDINSVSDSAIQITYHLGGGVTGYLKKLVPIISDFLKGQKPVSPVQGSLYDSQESPNTAFKLDKDKGFGKAKGSFKLEEEKFGSTPAHLELMYMVHDSVEMYKALLASLEKSEFLDVEQDGGIDYGAQHYKELENQVAVAKKMKEDPKTAIEVLEEYVKNLKGDEKKLQERIGKTAIKKGDSEVEKTKKQKDKEKFKKNLEELKLKIENVNKAIASEKQKLELVKSD from the coding sequence ATGACTATGGGATCGAAATCGCACACTCAAACAACTTCTGCGAAGAGTTCTGATACTGCCCATCTACAAAATCAGGTAGCATTACGTCCTTTTGCAGCCCAAGCTGAAACTGCCTCGGTTGAACAGCAAGAATTGCCTGATGTGCAAACTCAGCTAGAAACAGCAAAACAATTTGGTCATCGCTTCACTGGAACTGCGAATTCAGAGTCTAATGCTGCAACAACACGATCACCTGCGTCCTTAATTCAGCCAAAACTGACGATCGGCGCGCCAGGAGATAAGTATGAGCAAGAAGCCGATCGGGTCGCTGCTCAGGTTGTTAGTCAGATTCAAGCTTCCAAACTTCAACCATCCGAGCAAGCTCAGAATGTTCAGCGCAGTTCAGCCCCAGAGGAAGAAGAACTGCAAATGTTGCTTGACATCAGTAGAATCCAGCGCAGTTCAGCACTAGAGGAAGAGGAACTGCAAATGTCATCAATAGTGCAGCGTTCATTGGGTGGAGAAACAGCAGCACCCGACATAGAATCTGCGATCGCCCAGGCAGGCAGCAGTGGACAGCCATTGGATAACAGCATCCGTCAACCAATGGAGCAATCCTTTAAAGCTGATTTTAGTGGTGTACGAGTGCATACCGACGCTCAAGCAGATGGTCTCAATCGCTCTTTGCTCTCCCGCGCCTTCACGACCAATCAGGACATATTCTTTAAACGCGGTGAATATCAGCCAAACAGCAAAAATGGACAGGAACTCCTTGCCCATGAGTTAACCCATGTGGTTCAGCAAAATAGTGCAACAGTCCAACGAAAAGGAACAAACATCCAGCGCCAAGGAACAAATGATTTACAAATCAGTCAAGTTACTGCTCCCTTAAGTGTTGTCCAACGAGACTATTATCTTTGGGCAGACCAGGGATTGAATGTAACCTACAACATTGAAGAGAAATTTCAGGGTGTGGTGACAACCGGAGCAGGCCCCTGTGTTGCAGTCGCGTTTGATGCGACCTACAAGGATCAAAGGGCGCTATCTCTGGCACATTTTGATGAAAGTACAATTGAAAGTACAACCCTGCCTAAGATGTATCAGTCTTTAATAAAAGCATTGAAGATAGATGATATTAATTCCGTATCTGATAGCGCTATACAGATTACCTATCACTTAGGTGGTGGTGTAACTGGTTACCTTAAAAAACTGGTGCCAATAATATCAGATTTCCTGAAAGGTCAAAAACCAGTTAGTCCAGTTCAGGGATCTCTGTACGACAGTCAAGAAAGTCCCAATACGGCATTTAAACTTGACAAAGATAAAGGGTTTGGGAAAGCAAAAGGTTCCTTTAAACTTGAAGAAGAGAAATTTGGCAGCACTCCAGCTCACTTAGAGCTAATGTACATGGTGCATGACAGCGTTGAGATGTATAAAGCCCTGCTAGCCAGCCTGGAAAAGAGTGAGTTTCTTGACGTGGAGCAAGATGGTGGCATTGATTATGGCGCTCAGCATTATAAAGAGCTAGAAAACCAGGTCGCAGTTGCTAAAAAAATGAAAGAGGATCCAAAAACGGCTATAGAAGTTCTTGAGGAATATGTAAAGAACCTCAAAGGAGATGAGAAAAAATTGCAAGAGAGAATTGGAAAAACAGCGATTAAGAAGGGTGACTCCGAAGTAGAAAAGACAAAAAAACAGAAAGATAAAGAAAAATTCAAGAAGAATCTAGAAGAGTTAAAGCTAAAAATTGAAAATGTTAATAAAGCGATCGCCTCTGAGAAACAAAAACTGGAATTAGTTAAATCAGATTAG